From a single Rhodanobacteraceae bacterium genomic region:
- a CDS encoding PD40 domain-containing protein: MTPAFPLSPAPQPPVPGSPAPPAPRAPGLSSHARGAACAYPPSPARTPETPLNSRIVLGLALVAALAPLSASAESRLLRYPDVSASQIAFVHAGDIYTVSRSGGAATRLTSHPGLDLFPKFSPDGRWIAYSAEYSGTRQVWVIAADGSAPPRQLTFYSDIGPQPPRGGFDYRVLDWTPDGQNIVVRMNRLAFDDRAGRPYLVPFAGGMEQPMPVPETGGGMLSPDGNSYVYTPIDREFRTWKRTRGGRAQDVWVYDLKNNDSRRLTDHRATDNQPTWVGDSVYFTSDREYTLNLWKVSPQGGEATKVTDFRDFDVLWPSAGSDAIVFEQAGGLWLYTPADNQTRQVSVTISGDSPAMLPAIKNVAGQIDSVDLSPKGERALIAARGELYTVPAKDGEIRNISYTPAAREISASFSPDGQQVAYLSDASGEYEIYVRPSDGSGAARRVTQDGSIWRFPPVWSPDGKRMAYGDKLNRLRVVDMASGRTVDADTATIGNEITDYVWSPDSRHLVYVKTDATGLQRLWHYAVDGRATQLTQGQFDAANPAFDPKGRYLYFLSNRDHNLSFSSYEFNYLYTNATRIYAATLAADGPALGLPKSDEIAKSDAGASPKEEKPEKKADKPLRFDLAGFDDRVTALEVPAGSYAGLGANGRGVFFVAVDNPQGGPGELRFYDLDAAKVSTILKGIVGYTLSADGEKVLFRAPPNKIGIAEAKPDQDSSKTLDLSHLEQRIDPRVEWAQILRDAWRIWRDWFYDPGMHGNDWEAVYQKYAALLPGVTHRNDLDFLINEMAGELNAGHIYVDRGDEPQVERKAGGFLGAEIAADASGYFRITKIYRGQNWSEGFRSPLTQPGVQVNEGEYIVAVDGRPSNSVQNFYQLLENKAGRLVELTVNDKADSAGARKVLIKAQSSEEGLRYLDWVAARRALVDKLSGGRIGYIHLPNTLFEGNRELFKQFPSQIDKDALIIDDRYNGGGFIPDRMIEILARKPLNYWKRRGLEPQAQPLLSHRGPKAMLINGQSSSGGDALPFYFRELKLGTLIGTRTWGGLIGVSGNPGLVDGGTITAATFRFMDKNGNWAVENEGVSPDIEVIDAPHLLSQGRDPSIEKAVEVLLAELEKNPLPEIKAPPAPSDFGQPGQPLE, encoded by the coding sequence ATGACGCCAGCCTTTCCCCTTTCCCCTGCCCCCCAGCCCCCTGTCCCCGGGTCCCCCGCGCCCCCCGCGCCGCGTGCCCCCGGACTTTCGTCACACGCGCGCGGCGCGGCTTGCGCCTATCCTCCAAGCCCCGCGCGTACACCGGAGACCCCCTTGAACTCTCGCATCGTCCTGGGCCTGGCCCTTGTCGCGGCGCTTGCACCGCTCTCGGCCTCGGCCGAATCGCGCCTGCTGCGCTATCCCGATGTGTCTGCCAGCCAGATTGCCTTTGTGCATGCCGGAGACATCTATACCGTGTCGCGCAGTGGCGGTGCGGCCACTCGCCTGACTTCACATCCGGGCCTGGATCTGTTTCCCAAGTTCTCGCCGGATGGCCGCTGGATCGCCTATTCAGCCGAGTATTCGGGCACGCGCCAGGTCTGGGTGATAGCGGCCGACGGCTCGGCCCCGCCGCGGCAGCTGACCTTCTATTCCGACATCGGGCCGCAGCCGCCGCGAGGTGGATTCGACTACCGCGTACTCGACTGGACCCCGGATGGCCAGAACATCGTCGTTCGCATGAACCGGCTGGCTTTCGATGATCGCGCCGGTCGGCCCTATCTGGTGCCCTTTGCGGGGGGCATGGAACAGCCGATGCCGGTGCCGGAAACCGGCGGCGGCATGCTCTCGCCGGATGGCAACAGCTATGTCTACACGCCGATAGACCGCGAGTTCCGTACCTGGAAGCGCACCCGCGGCGGCCGCGCTCAGGATGTCTGGGTATACGACCTCAAGAACAATGATTCACGCCGCCTGACCGATCATCGCGCCACCGACAATCAACCCACCTGGGTGGGCGACAGCGTCTATTTCACCTCCGATCGCGAGTACACGCTGAACCTGTGGAAGGTGTCGCCGCAGGGAGGCGAAGCCACCAAGGTGACCGATTTCCGGGATTTCGACGTGCTCTGGCCGAGCGCGGGCAGCGATGCCATCGTCTTCGAGCAGGCTGGTGGCCTGTGGCTGTACACGCCGGCCGACAATCAGACTCGCCAGGTCTCGGTGACCATCAGCGGCGACTCGCCGGCGATGCTGCCGGCGATCAAGAATGTCGCCGGACAGATCGACAGCGTCGATCTCTCCCCCAAGGGCGAGCGCGCGCTGATTGCCGCCCGCGGCGAGCTCTACACCGTGCCGGCCAAGGACGGTGAGATCCGCAATATCAGCTACACACCCGCGGCGCGCGAAATCAGCGCCAGTTTCTCGCCCGATGGCCAGCAGGTGGCCTATCTGTCGGATGCCAGCGGCGAGTACGAGATCTATGTGCGGCCCTCGGATGGCAGCGGTGCGGCCCGGCGCGTGACCCAGGACGGCAGCATCTGGCGCTTCCCGCCGGTGTGGTCGCCGGATGGCAAGCGCATGGCCTACGGCGACAAGCTCAATCGGCTGCGGGTGGTCGACATGGCCAGCGGCCGCACGGTGGATGCCGATACCGCCACCATCGGCAATGAGATCACCGACTACGTGTGGTCACCCGACAGCCGCCATCTGGTCTACGTGAAGACCGATGCCACCGGTCTGCAGCGGCTCTGGCACTACGCCGTCGATGGCCGTGCCACGCAGCTGACCCAGGGCCAGTTCGACGCCGCCAATCCGGCCTTCGATCCCAAGGGGCGCTATCTGTATTTCCTGTCCAACCGCGATCACAACCTGAGTTTCTCCAGCTACGAATTCAACTATCTCTACACCAACGCCACCCGCATCTACGCCGCCACGCTGGCGGCGGATGGCCCGGCGCTGGGGCTGCCCAAGAGCGATGAGATTGCCAAGTCAGACGCTGGCGCGTCGCCCAAGGAGGAAAAGCCGGAAAAGAAGGCCGACAAGCCGCTGCGCTTTGACCTGGCAGGCTTTGATGACCGGGTCACGGCGCTGGAAGTGCCGGCTGGCAGTTACGCTGGCCTCGGCGCCAACGGCCGCGGCGTGTTTTTCGTGGCGGTGGACAACCCTCAGGGTGGTCCCGGTGAGCTGCGCTTCTATGATCTTGATGCGGCGAAGGTCTCGACCATCCTCAAGGGCATCGTCGGCTACACCCTGTCAGCCGACGGCGAGAAAGTGTTGTTCCGGGCGCCACCGAACAAGATCGGCATCGCCGAGGCCAAGCCCGATCAGGACAGCAGCAAGACGCTGGATCTCAGCCACCTCGAACAGCGCATCGATCCGCGGGTGGAATGGGCGCAGATCCTGCGCGATGCCTGGCGCATCTGGCGCGACTGGTTCTATGACCCGGGCATGCACGGTAATGACTGGGAAGCGGTTTACCAGAAGTACGCGGCTCTGCTCCCGGGCGTCACCCACCGCAACGATCTCGACTTCCTGATCAACGAGATGGCTGGCGAACTCAATGCCGGACACATCTACGTGGATCGGGGTGATGAACCGCAGGTGGAGCGCAAGGCCGGCGGTTTCCTGGGCGCCGAGATCGCGGCCGACGCCTCTGGTTATTTCCGCATCACCAAGATCTATCGCGGTCAGAACTGGTCCGAGGGCTTCCGCTCGCCGCTGACCCAGCCGGGCGTCCAGGTCAATGAGGGCGAGTACATCGTTGCGGTCGACGGGCGCCCCAGCAACTCGGTGCAGAACTTCTACCAGCTGCTGGAGAACAAGGCCGGACGACTGGTGGAACTGACGGTCAATGACAAGGCTGACAGCGCTGGCGCCCGCAAGGTGCTGATCAAGGCCCAGAGCAGCGAGGAGGGCTTGCGCTATCTGGATTGGGTGGCGGCCCGCCGCGCCCTGGTTGACAAGCTCTCGGGCGGGCGCATCGGCTACATCCATCTGCCGAACACCTTGTTCGAAGGCAATCGCGAGCTGTTCAAGCAGTTCCCCAGCCAGATCGACAAGGACGCGCTGATCATCGATGACCGCTACAACGGCGGCGGATTCATCCCCGATCGCATGATCGAAATACTGGCGCGCAAGCCGTTGAATTACTGGAAGCGTCGCGGTCTGGAGCCGCAGGCGCAGCCGCTGCTCTCCCATCGCGGTCCCAAGGCCATGCTGATCAACGGCCAGTCCTCGTCCGGTGGTGATGCGCTGCCCTTCTACTTCCGTGAGCTCAAGCTCGGCACCCTGATCGGCACAC